Within Rhodothermales bacterium, the genomic segment AAAGAGATCGGCGGTGACGGCGCACTGGGGAAGAAGCCGCTCGCGGAACGGGTGCTCGACCGGATGACCGCGTGGTACCGCCCCGTCGTGGCGTTCTTCGTGCGGCAGCGGACGTGGGCGATCGGCCTCGCCGTGGGCCTCCTCGCCGTCGGGGCGGCCGTCTTCCCCCTCCTCGGGAGCGAGTTCACGCCGACGCTCCAGGAGGGCACCGTCATCATGCGCCTCACGATGGCCCCGTCGATCTCGCTCACCGAGAGCCAGGCGACGGCGCAGCGCGTCGAGCGCCGCCTCATGGCGATTCCCGAAATCGAGGACGTGATAAGCCGGATCGGGCGCGGCGAGGTGGGCGCGCACGCCGACCCCATCAACTCGGCCGAGATGTACCTCGTGCTGACACCGGAGGACGAGTGGCGCTTCGACAGCCAGGAGGCGCTGATGACGGCGATCCGCGACGAGTTGGGCGAGGTGCCGGGCGTGCTGACCAACTTCACGCAGCCCATCCAGATGACGGTCGACGAGCTCCTCGAAGGCGTCAAGGCCGAGCTCGCCGTGAAGCTCTTCGGCGACGACCTGGGCGTGCTCAAGGAGCAGGCCGACGAGATCGCCGCCGCGCTGAACACGGTAGAGGGCGCGGCCGACGTGCAGGCCGACCAGATCACCGGGACGCCGCAGCTCCAGATCACCGTGGACCGGCAGGCGATTGCCCGCTACGGCGTCAACGTTGCCGACGTGCAGCGGACGGTGGCGACGGCGGTGGGCGGGGCCGAGGCGGGGCAGATCTTCGAGGGCATCCGCCGCTTCCCCATCTACGTCCGCTTCGAGGAAGACGCCCGCTCGACGCCCGAGGCGATCGGCGACCTCTTGATCCCGCTCCCCGGCGGCGGAACCGTCCCGCTCGGCGCACTCGCCGAGGTGGGCGAGGTCGTCGGGCCGCGGCAGATCACCCGGCAGGACAACCAGCGCTTCATCACGGTCCAGCTCAACGTCGAGGGCCGCGACATCGGCTCGTTCGTCGCCGAGGCGCAGGAGGTGATCCGGCAAGAGGTGGACCTCCCGCCGGGCTACCTCACGACGTGGGGCGGGCAGTTCCGGCTCCAGCAGGAGGCGAACAAGCGGCTCATGGTCGTCGTCCCCATCACGCTCCTCATCGTATTCCTCCTGCTCTACTCCAGCTTCAACTCGCTGAAGAACGCCACGCTCATCGTGCTCAACATCCCGCTCGCCCTCGTCGGCGGCATCGTCGCGCTGTGGATCACGGGGCAGAACCTCTCGGTCCCGGCGTCCGTCGGGTTCATCGCGCTCTTCGGGATCTCGCTCCAGAACGGGATGGTGCTCGTGACCTACCTCAACCAGCTCATCCGCGACGGGACGGCGATGGACCGGGCGAGCGTGGAGGGCGCGCTCCTCCGGCTCCGCCCCGTGCTGATGACGGCGGTGACGACGGCGCTCGGCCTCCTCCCGCTGCTCTTCTCGGCGGGGACGGGGAGCGAGGTGCAGCGCCCGCTGGCGACCGTCGTGGTCGGCGGCCTCTTCACCTCGACGGTGCTGACGCTCCTCGTCCTCCCCGCCCTCTACACGTGGTTCAGCGAGCCGACGGTAGCGGCGGAGCCCGCCGAACCGGAAACGGCCGAACTCGCTCATGCTACTGCCTGACCCGAACCTGCTATGAAACACGTCATCGCCTTCATCAAACCGCACAAGCTCTCCGACGTCACGCTCGCGCTCCACCGCGTCGAGGGGCTGACGGGGATGAGCGCCGCCGACGTCCGCGGCTTCGGCCGAGGGCGCGCCCTCGACATGCCTGACACGTTCTCGGAGGGGGCCGCCGACTTCGTCCCGCGCGTCCGCATCGAGGCCGTGTGCCGCGACGAGATCGTGGAGGAGGTCGTCGAGACGATCCGGCGCGAGGCGCACACGGGCCTCCGCGGCGACGGGAAGATCTACGTCGCGCCCGTCGAGGACGCCGTCCGCATCTCCACCGGTGAGCGCGGCGAAGCCGCCGTTTGACCGCTCTCTATCTCGAATCCTATGACGTACCTCCTCTGGGTACCCGTCCTCCTCGCCGCCGTCTGGGCCGCGCACTGGGGGGCCGAGCACCTCTCGGCTCCGCTGAGAAAGCTGCGCCAGAAGTGGGGGATCTCCGTGGCCGCCGGCGGCGCGCTCATCGGGCTGGCCGCGGCGAGCCCCGAGGTCGGCATCGCCACGTCGGCGGCGATGCGGGGCGTCTCCGACATCGGGCTTGGGAGCTCCGTCGGGTCGAACGTCATCGCCATCCCCATCATGGTGGTCACGGCCTACCTCGCCACGCGGAAGCGACGGCTGGGGGAGGACCAGGAGAACGACGGGAATAACGACGGCGGCGGCGAAGGGGGCGGCAGCGCGGAGCACGAGGGTCACGAGCGGCACCTTCGCGAGCACGCTCTCGTCGTGGACCGCCAGGCGGTCACGGTGCAGGCACTGCCGTACCTCGGCCTCGTCGCCCTCTTCGCTGCGCTGACGCTGCCTGCCCCATGGCGCGGCCTCCAGCCCCTCGACGCGGCGCTCTTGGGGGCGGGCTACCTCGCCTACGCCGCGCAGGCGCTCCTTCGGGGGCGCGGCGAGGGCGAGGACGTGGACTGGCCCAAGAAGGAGGTCGCCCTCGCCGTCGGTGGCGTGGCGGCACTCGTGGCCGGGGCCTATTTCACCGTCCTCGCAACCGAGAACATCGTCTCCGGGCTCGGCATCGAGGCCGTCGTGGGTGGCCTCTTCATCACGGCCCCGATGGCGGCGCTCCCGGAGGTGTTCGCCACGTGGAGCGTGACGCGGAGCGGGCAGGTGACGCCGGCGGTGACGAGCGTGATCGGCGACCACGCCGTGACGCTCACGCTCTCGTTCGTGCCGCTGGCGCTGGCGACGCTCCCGGCCGAGAACTTCCGGCTCTTCGCGATCAACCTCGTCGGCGTCGCGCTCGTGGCGGTGCTCTACGCGGCCTTCGTGTGGGTGGGCGGGCGCGAGAAGGGCTTCCAGCGGTGGCAGGTGGTAACGCTCGCCGTCGTCGCCCCGCTGTGGGTCGTCGCCGTCATCTTCTGGGGACTCTAGCCGAAGCAGACCTATGCACCAGACCACCTACCACGTCGAGAAGATGGACTGCGCCGCCGAGGAGCACCTCGTGCGGATGCGCCTCGAAGACATGGACGGCGTCCGCCGCCTCGCCTTCGACCTCCCGGCCCGACGGCTCGACGTCGTTCACGCCGGCGACGTGGCACCCGTCACGGCAGCGCTAGACGAGCTCGGCCTCGGGGCCAGGCACGTCACGACGGAAGCGTTGGATGGCGCTCTCTCCGACGCTGACGCTGACGACACTGGGGAACGGAGGCCGCTCCTTCTCGCCCTCGTCATCAACGCCGCCTTCTTCGTCGGCGAACTCACGGCCGGGCTCCTCGCCGGGTCGATGGGCCTCGTGGCCGACTCGCTCGACATGCTCGCCGACGCGCTCGTCTACGCGCTCAGCCTCGCAGCCGTCGGCGGGACCGTGCTCCGTAAGAAGCAGCTCGCGCGGACGAGCGGGTACCTCCAGCTTGGCCTCGCCGTCTTCGGCTTGGTCGAGGTGGCGCGGCGCTTCGTGACGGGCGAAGGCGCACCAGACGTGACGACCATGCTCGTCGTGGCCGCGCTCGCCCTCGCCGGGAACGTGGCGACGCTCGTGATCCTGAGTAAGGCGAAGCGAGGAGAGGCCCACATCGAGGCCTCCTGGATCTTCACCTCGAACGACATCAAGGTGAACGGTCTGGTGATCGCCTCCGCCCTCGTCGTCTGGGCGACGGCCTCGGCCATCCCGGACCTGCTCGCTGGCGGTTTCATCTTCCTCATCGTCGCAAATGGCGCGCGGCAGATCCTCGCGCTGTCGAGGTGAACAGGTCCCGGAGGCTGCCGTGAACCCGAACACCAACACTTGGAATCGTATCGGCTACGGGCTCTACGCGCCGTTCTACGATGTCGTGGCCCGCAGGCTCGACCGCGGACGCCGCCGCTCCATCGAAGCGCTCGGCCTCCAGACGGGCGAGCGCGTCCTCATCCCCGGCTGCGGAACCGGCCTCGACTTCGAATCCCTCCCGCCCGGCCTCCGCGTGGTCGCGGGAGACCTCTCGCCGGTGATGGTGCGGAAGGCGCAGGCCCGCGCCGACGCGCTCGGCCTCGACGCCGACGTCCGCGTGATGGATGCCCATGCCCTCGACCTCTCCGACGGCTCGTTCGACACGGCGCTGCTCCACCTCGTCCTCGCCGTCGTGCCCGACCCCGAAGCGGCGATCCGGGAGGTCGCCCGCGTGCTCCGCCCCGGCGGGCGCGTCGGCGTCTTCGACAAGTTCCTCGCCGACGCGGCCGAGCCGTCGCTCATCCGGCGGGCTGCGAGTGCCGTCGCCAACGTCATCGCCACCGACCTCAACGGTCGCCTCGGTCCCCTGCTCGACGCGAGTGGACTCGTGCTGGAGCGCGAGGAGCCGATTCTCTTCGGCACCCTCTTCGCTCTCGTCGCCGTCTACTCCGGCTGAACCGACCTCTCCCCATGCCCGAATCCATTCGCCTTGAACTCCCCGTTCTCCTCCCGGACGTCCCCGACGCCCGCGACGCCTGCGTCGCTCGGCTCACTGACGACCTCGCGGCCACCGAAGGCGTGGACCGCGCTCACGTCGTACCGGCCGCGAACGGCGAGCCGGCCCAGGTCTGCATCCACTACGACCCGGACCGGCTCGCCCTCCCGCGCATCCGGCGCATCGCCGAGCGCGCCGGAGCCCGCATCACGGGGCGCTACGGCCACGTGCTATGGGGGGCCGACGGGCTTCTCCACCAGCGCCGCGCACGCACCGTGACGGAGCGGCTGAAGCAGCAGCCGGGCGTCGTCGAGGCCGAGGCCAACGCGACCGGCCCGATCCGCATCGAGTTCGACCGCGAGGCTACGGACGAGACGGCACTCCGACGGGCGCTCGCCGACCTCGGTGTGACGGTCCCGACTCCGGTTCCTGCCGAGCAGGTCCCGCTGGCGAGCCACGCCGGGCACGATCACGCGCCGGGGGCACACGGCCACGCCCACGGCGGCATCTTCGGCGAGCGGACCGAGCTCATCTTCGCCGTGTTGAGCGGCGTCTGTGTCGGACTCGGCTGGGTGCTGGAGGCATTCACCGACGTCACCGAGTGGGTGCCGCTCGCGCTCTTCATCGGGGCCTACTTCTTCGGCGGGTGGTTCACCGTGCGCGAGGCGTGGGACTCCGTTCGCGCGGGTCGCTTCGAGATCGACTTCCTCATGCTCGTGGCCGCGGCCGGGGCCGCCGCCCTCGGCGAGTGGTTCGAGGGTGCGCTGCTGCTGTTCCTCTTCTCGATTGGTCACGCGCTCGAGGGCTACGCGATGGGCCGCGCCCGTAAGGCCATCGAGGCCCTCGCCGAGCTCGCCCCCGATACGGCGACGGTCCGGCGAGACGGAGGGCCGAGGATCGGCCCCACCGAGCAGGAAGTACCCGTCGAGGAGCTCGTCGTCGGCGACACCGTGGTCGTCAAGACGAACGAGCGCCTCCCCGCCGACGGGTTCGTCGTCAAAGGCACGAGCGCTGTCAACCAGGCCCCTGTCACCGGCGAGAGCGTGCCCGTCGACAAGCGGCCCGTGGACGACGCCGAGGCCGCCCTCGCCGATCCGCATGGGCTCGACGCCGACCACCGCGTCTTCGCCGGCACCATCAACGGGAGCGGGGCGCTGGAGGTCGTCGTGACGAAGACGGCGAACGAGTCCACGCTCGCCCGCGTGGTGCAGATGGTGACGGAGGCGGAGACGGAGCGCTCGCCGACGCAGCGGTTCACCGACCGCTTCGAGCGCGTGTTCGTACCTGCCGTGCTCGCCCTCGTATTCCTGCTCCTCTTCGCGTGGGTGGTCGTGGACGAGACGTTCGCGCAGTCGTTTTACCGGGCGATGGCGGTGCTCGTGGCCGCCAGCCCCTGCGCGCTCGCGATTGCGACGCCGAGCGCCGTGCTCTCGGGCGTCGCCCGGGCCGGACGCGGCGGCGTGCTCGTCAAAGGCGGCGGGCCGCTCGAGAACCTCGGGCAGCTCTCGGCCATCGCCTTCGACAAGACCGGAACGCTCACCGAGGGCGAGCCCCGCGTGACGGACGTGGTGCCCGCCGAGGGCGCAACGCAGGACGAGCTGCTCACGACCGCCGTGGCCGTCGAGCGCCTGAGTGACCACCCCCTCGCGAAGGCCGTCGTCCGCCACGGCGAGGCCGAGGGTGTGACCTCGGCCGAGGCGACGGGTCTCCAGAGCATCACCGGGCGCGGCATCCGCGCCGACCTCGCCGGCGAGCCCGTCTACATCGGTAAGGACGATCTCTTCGCTGAAGTCGAGGGAGTACCCCTCCCCGAGGCGGTACGCCAGACGGTCGAGCGCCTGGAGACCGAGGGGCGAACGACGATGATCGTCCGACGTGGCGAGCGCTACCTCGGCGTCGTCGGACTGATGGACACGCCGCGCGAGGCCGCGAAGGAGACGATCGCTCGGCTCCGCGAGATCGGGATCGAGCGGATGGTGATGATCTCGGGCGACAACCAGCGCGTGGCCGAGGCCGTCGCGAAGGCCGTCGGGCTCGACGAGGCACGCGGCGACCTCATGCCCGAGGACAAAGTCGAGACGATCAAGCGCCTCAGCCGCGAGGCGAAGGTGGCGATGGTTGGCGACGGTGTCAACGACGCCCCCGCGATGGCGAACGCGACGGTGGGCATCGCGATGGGCGCGGCCGGCAGCGACGTGGCGCTGGAGACGGCCGACGTGGCGCTCATGGCCGACGACCTGCGGCACCTCCCCTTCGCCGTGGGCCTCAGCCGGAAAACGCGGGGGATCATCCGGCAGAACCTCTGGATGAGCCTCGGGATGGTGGCATTCCTCGTCCCCGCGACGATCTTCGGGCTGGGGATCGGCCCGGCCGTGGCGCTCCACGAGGGGAGCACGCTCGTCGTCGTCTTCAACGCGCTCCGACTCCTCGCCTACCGCGCACCGGGCACCTGAAGCCGACGGCCATCCTCTGTGCCTACCGCGCTGCTACGTCTGCCTCGTACCCCAGGGTCTCTATCGCTTCGACCAGTGCCTCCGGCGTCGTGCGTACGTCGTCGTAGCGGATGCGAGCTTCCGGGGGCGTCATCCCGACGCTCGCCGCGAGTACCCCCTCCGTCCTGGCGAGCGTCGCCTCGACCCCGCGCGCGCACGCATCGCAGGTCATCCCCTCGATGCGGACGACGACCTCGCGCTCGGCCTCGACCGAGACCGGCTGGACGACAGCTTCGGCTGAGGTCGGGGTCTCCCTCGACAGGAGCGCGGGTGCCGCGACGAGCGCTGCGACGGCGACCGTAGCCCCCGCCAGGAGCACCCACCGCGTCCGGTGACGGGGCGCGTCGTCGCAGGCGCAGTCCGGCCCTTCGCTTGCTACGGCTTCAGGCGTAGCCCGTGCGCTTCTCCAGAAGGCCACCCCGAGCGCTCCCACGGCGAGAGCTACGAAGAGCGGTCGGTAGGGCTCCAGCACGGCCAGCGACGAGGCGAACGCCCCGCCCACGCCGACGGTGGCCAGGGCCAGCGGTAGCGTGCAGCACGCCGAGGCCGCAAGCGCGGCCCCGAGGGCCGCGAGGAGGGGGAGGCGAGACGGGTTCATGGCAACACGCTCTCTTCGTTGGGGGGAACCGGCATCGGTGCTGTTGGTTAACAAGATCGTTATATAACCATTTTGTAGGCTGGTTCCCATGTCTTCCCCCCCCGATGCTCGCCGCGCCGTCACGGACCGCACCTGCGTCCGTCCAGAGACGGGCGATCGACGCGCCCCCTCGCTCTCGGAGCTCCAGCGCGAGGCTCACGCTAACGACCACCTCGTCGCCCTCGCCGCCTACTTCTCGGCCGCGAGCAACGAGACCCGCCTCCGCATGCTCTTCGTGCTCTGGCGCGCGGGCGAGCTGTGCGTGTGCGACCTCGCGGACCTCTTCGAGATCACGCAGCCGGCCGTCTCGCGCCACCTTAAAATCCTGCGGGAGAAGGCCCTTGTCGAGGCCCGCCGCGATGCGCAGACCATCTACTACTCCGTCTGCACCGACAACCCCTTCGCTCGCTCGCTCGTCCGGCTCTTCGAGGAGCAGGCGGCCGACGGCGTGACCCTCACCCTTCCCCCCGCTCCCGATGCCTGAAGCTCCGCCCGAGACCCTCTCGATCTCCACGATCACGTGCCCGTCGTGCGGGGCGCGCACCGCGGCCGAGATGCCGACCGGGGCGTGCCAGTTCTTCTGGCCGTGCCCGTCGTGTGGGACCCTCCTGCGTCCTGAGAAGGGGGACTGCTGCGTGTTCTGCTCCTACGGCGACGTGCCGTGCCCGCCCGTCCAGTCCGAGCAGGCAGGAGGCGATTCGCAGGCGGGAGGCGAGACGGCGTCCTGTTGTGCCCCATAGCATAGCTCACCCTCACCCTCACCCTACGCCCCTCTCATGTCCGACGTTCACTGCGACCTCGCCGTCCTCGGGGGCGGCATGGCCGGACTCCCTATCGCGAACAAGGCCGCCTACAAGGGGCTCCGCACCGTCCTCGTCGAGCGCGAGCTCCTCGGAGGCACGTGCCTCAACCGGGGTTGCATCCCGACCAAGACCCTGATCGAATCGGCGCGGGCGGCGCACGTCGCACGAACGGCCGGGCGGCTCGGCGTCGAGGTCACGGGCGAGGTCCGGGTGGACCTCGCAGCCGTCGTCCGCCGCAAGGACGAGGTCGTCCGTTCCATCCGAGAGCGCGCCTACGCTCAGGTCGAGACGAACGAGCACCTCTCGCTCGTCGAAGCCGAGGCCCGGTTCCTGGAGCCCGGTGTGCTCCAGGCCGGCGACACCACGATCCGGGCCGAGCGCGTCGTCGTCAACACCGGCGCACGGCCGACGCTCCCGCCCATCGAGGGGCTGGAGTCCGTCCCCTACCACACGAGCCGGACGCTCCTCGACGTGACCGAACTCCCCGAGCGCCTCCTCGTGGTGGGCGGTGGCTACGCCGGGTGCGAGTTCGCGCAGACGTTAGCGCGGTTCGGGAGCCGCGTCACGGTGCTCCAGCGAGGCACGCACCTCCTCCCCTCCGACGACCCCGACGCGGGGGATGTCATTGCGGAGGTGTTCCGCGATGAGGGGATCGAGGTCGTCCTCGACGCCGAGGCCGTGCGGGTCGAGGAACGGGGCGGTGCGATCCGGCTCACAGCACGCGTAGGAAACGCCGAGCGCACGTTCGCGGGCGACGCGCTCCTCATCGCGGCGGGTCGCACGCCGAACACGGACGCCCTGAACCTCGAAGCCGCCAGGGTCGAAGTAGACGAGCGGGGGTTCGTCGTCGTGGACGAGGCCTACCGAACGAGCGCGGAAGACGTCTGGGCCATCGGGGATGTCGTAGGCGGGCCGATGTACACCCACAGCGCTCGCGATGATGCCGACCGTCTCTACCGCCGCATCGTCAAAGGCGAGACCGACGACTCGGAGGCCGACGACGCCACGACGAGCACCGGGCGTCACGTGCCCCACGCCGTATTCACCGATCCTGAGGTGGCGGCCGTCGGGATGACGGAAGCAGAAGCGCGCGGGGCGGGGTACGAACTCAAGGTTGGGACGCACCCGTTCAGCCGCGTGGCCCGCGCTAAAGCGATGGGCCAGACGGCCGGGTTCGTGCGGCTCGTTGCCGACGCCGAGACCGACCGCCTCCTCGGCGCGACCATCGTCGGGCCGCACGCGGGCGAACTCATCCACGAGCTCGTCGTGGCGCTCGACCTCGGGGCGACCTACGACCGAGTCGGGCGCAGCCTCCACGTCCACCCCACCCTGTCGGAAGGCGTGAACTCCGCAGCGGGTGGTGTCCACCGCCCGGCCGGGGACGAGCAGGAATGATCCTCAATCGAGACCGGACGTAGGCACGTCATCTACGCCTCGCCCCGATCTACGACCTTGCCCTGGGGGGCTACCGCCTCTCCGGCGTCAGTAGCCACCGCAGGCAGGCGGTTGAGCCCCCCCGTCCCCAGCCCGGTGCCACCGTCGTGCGTATGACGATCTTCGAGCTGGTCGTCTTCAATGCGCTTGGCCTCCTCGCCAACAACGGCTGCACAGGTACGGAGACCCCGATAGCGCGGTGATCCTGAACCGGGACTATGTGAGGACCGCACGCAGCGTATCAACTCTCAGCTCGTTTCCTGCACAGGGCGAGAACGAAGGCACGGTGCTCAGGCGTGCCCCCTGCGTCGGTACCGGCTCGGCGTCATCCCGACGTGCTTCTGGAACACCTCGGCGAAGTGGCTCGCACTCTGGTACCCACACCGGCGCGCGGCCTCCTCAATCTTCAGGTCCGTGCTTCGCAGCAATCGTCCGGCCTCCTCGACTCGGCACTTCGTGACGTACTGCTTCGGCGTCAGCCCGAGCGAGCGCTTGAACTCCCGCGCGAAGTGGAACTCGCTCATCCCAGCCTGCTCGGCCATCTGGGCTACGGTGATGCGACGGCTGGGGTCAGTCCGGACGAAGTCGACGACCTTCTGGAGCCGGTAAACGGGGATGCCGCCCCGCCACTCCGCCTCACCGAGGTCACCGTCCACCTCGCCCTCGATCTTGGCTGCCAGTTCGGCGGCGGACTGCGCCTTTAGAATCTCCTCCCCACCGAGCCGGTAGCCGAGGAAGTACGGCTCGCCATTGAACTGGACGCGGAGACACACCCAAGGCGCAGAGCCGTCGTCGGGCTGACGGTGGCCCGCCTCCTCCTCGGAAACCGCGACGGCCTCGTCTACAGCTTCACGCTCGGCCTCTCTCCAGTCGCCACCGAAGTGGACGTAGTCGTCGGTTTTCATAGCAGGACCTCCGTAGCAGGTCAGGAGGACGAGCGCACACAACAGCACGCTCATAGCGACGGAGCCGGAACTCCGGACGCTATATGTGTGACGGCGCTAACCTGACGGTCGTTCCTTCAGGGCAGGGCACTAATCGGTCTTTGCAACGCAGGAGTCCTGTAACACGGGAGGTCGGGGCGCTCCTGACGGAGCGACGAGCGCCCCGACCTCGCGGCGGAGGCACTCGTCTGGTATCCCCAT encodes:
- a CDS encoding CusA/CzcA family heavy metal efflux RND transporter, translated to MEKIIPFALRSRLLVLALGVLVVAAGWWTYERLPIDAFPDVSPSLVQVFTVTEGLAPEEVERYVTYPVETAMNGLPNLEQIRSVSNFGLSVVNVYFEEGTDVYFARQLVGERLQEARESIPPGFGEPEMGPISTGMGLVLFYYLDDTTGAYSLEELRTMQDWIVKTSLQTVPGVTEVLGIGGYERQFQVVIDPDALLRYDVTLAEVTEALEENNLNVGAQYIEQNAEQFVVRSVGLATSLVDLENVVVRTADGTPIFVRDVADVRIGGAIRRGLQTQGGVREVVSGMVVKLYGANSSTVIGRVETKLAEINEALPDGVEIVPYYEQKTLVEAAVATVTNALWQGILLVVIVLIAFLGSWRPSVVVALAIPFSVLFAAVFMGLFDISANLMSLGGLAIAIGMMVDGAIVMVENVDRMLREAPPDEPRVHVVARACAEVARPVAFAVLIIVVVFLPLFTLQGVEGKTFRPLAYTVALAMLGSLVYALVLAPVFSDLLMRRPKEIGGDGALGKKPLAERVLDRMTAWYRPVVAFFVRQRTWAIGLAVGLLAVGAAVFPLLGSEFTPTLQEGTVIMRLTMAPSISLTESQATAQRVERRLMAIPEIEDVISRIGRGEVGAHADPINSAEMYLVLTPEDEWRFDSQEALMTAIRDELGEVPGVLTNFTQPIQMTVDELLEGVKAELAVKLFGDDLGVLKEQADEIAAALNTVEGAADVQADQITGTPQLQITVDRQAIARYGVNVADVQRTVATAVGGAEAGQIFEGIRRFPIYVRFEEDARSTPEAIGDLLIPLPGGGTVPLGALAEVGEVVGPRQITRQDNQRFITVQLNVEGRDIGSFVAEAQEVIRQEVDLPPGYLTTWGGQFRLQQEANKRLMVVVPITLLIVFLLLYSSFNSLKNATLIVLNIPLALVGGIVALWITGQNLSVPASVGFIALFGISLQNGMVLVTYLNQLIRDGTAMDRASVEGALLRLRPVLMTAVTTALGLLPLLFSAGTGSEVQRPLATVVVGGLFTSTVLTLLVLPALYTWFSEPTVAAEPAEPETAELAHATA
- a CDS encoding P-II family nitrogen regulator, whose product is MKHVIAFIKPHKLSDVTLALHRVEGLTGMSAADVRGFGRGRALDMPDTFSEGAADFVPRVRIEAVCRDEIVEEVVETIRREAHTGLRGDGKIYVAPVEDAVRISTGERGEAAV
- a CDS encoding sodium:calcium exchanger, whose protein sequence is MTYLLWVPVLLAAVWAAHWGAEHLSAPLRKLRQKWGISVAAGGALIGLAAASPEVGIATSAAMRGVSDIGLGSSVGSNVIAIPIMVVTAYLATRKRRLGEDQENDGNNDGGGEGGGSAEHEGHERHLREHALVVDRQAVTVQALPYLGLVALFAALTLPAPWRGLQPLDAALLGAGYLAYAAQALLRGRGEGEDVDWPKKEVALAVGGVAALVAGAYFTVLATENIVSGLGIEAVVGGLFITAPMAALPEVFATWSVTRSGQVTPAVTSVIGDHAVTLTLSFVPLALATLPAENFRLFAINLVGVALVAVLYAAFVWVGGREKGFQRWQVVTLAVVAPLWVVAVIFWGL
- a CDS encoding cation transporter; this translates as MHQTTYHVEKMDCAAEEHLVRMRLEDMDGVRRLAFDLPARRLDVVHAGDVAPVTAALDELGLGARHVTTEALDGALSDADADDTGERRPLLLALVINAAFFVGELTAGLLAGSMGLVADSLDMLADALVYALSLAAVGGTVLRKKQLARTSGYLQLGLAVFGLVEVARRFVTGEGAPDVTTMLVVAALALAGNVATLVILSKAKRGEAHIEASWIFTSNDIKVNGLVIASALVVWATASAIPDLLAGGFIFLIVANGARQILALSR
- a CDS encoding methyltransferase domain-containing protein yields the protein MNPNTNTWNRIGYGLYAPFYDVVARRLDRGRRRSIEALGLQTGERVLIPGCGTGLDFESLPPGLRVVAGDLSPVMVRKAQARADALGLDADVRVMDAHALDLSDGSFDTALLHLVLAVVPDPEAAIREVARVLRPGGRVGVFDKFLADAAEPSLIRRAASAVANVIATDLNGRLGPLLDASGLVLEREEPILFGTLFALVAVYSG
- a CDS encoding heavy metal translocating P-type ATPase, which codes for MPESIRLELPVLLPDVPDARDACVARLTDDLAATEGVDRAHVVPAANGEPAQVCIHYDPDRLALPRIRRIAERAGARITGRYGHVLWGADGLLHQRRARTVTERLKQQPGVVEAEANATGPIRIEFDREATDETALRRALADLGVTVPTPVPAEQVPLASHAGHDHAPGAHGHAHGGIFGERTELIFAVLSGVCVGLGWVLEAFTDVTEWVPLALFIGAYFFGGWFTVREAWDSVRAGRFEIDFLMLVAAAGAAALGEWFEGALLLFLFSIGHALEGYAMGRARKAIEALAELAPDTATVRRDGGPRIGPTEQEVPVEELVVGDTVVVKTNERLPADGFVVKGTSAVNQAPVTGESVPVDKRPVDDAEAALADPHGLDADHRVFAGTINGSGALEVVVTKTANESTLARVVQMVTEAETERSPTQRFTDRFERVFVPAVLALVFLLLFAWVVVDETFAQSFYRAMAVLVAASPCALAIATPSAVLSGVARAGRGGVLVKGGGPLENLGQLSAIAFDKTGTLTEGEPRVTDVVPAEGATQDELLTTAVAVERLSDHPLAKAVVRHGEAEGVTSAEATGLQSITGRGIRADLAGEPVYIGKDDLFAEVEGVPLPEAVRQTVERLETEGRTTMIVRRGERYLGVVGLMDTPREAAKETIARLREIGIERMVMISGDNQRVAEAVAKAVGLDEARGDLMPEDKVETIKRLSREAKVAMVGDGVNDAPAMANATVGIAMGAAGSDVALETADVALMADDLRHLPFAVGLSRKTRGIIRQNLWMSLGMVAFLVPATIFGLGIGPAVALHEGSTLVVVFNALRLLAYRAPGT
- a CDS encoding mercuric transporter MerT family protein; this encodes MNPSRLPLLAALGAALAASACCTLPLALATVGVGGAFASSLAVLEPYRPLFVALAVGALGVAFWRSARATPEAVASEGPDCACDDAPRHRTRWVLLAGATVAVAALVAAPALLSRETPTSAEAVVQPVSVEAEREVVVRIEGMTCDACARGVEATLARTEGVLAASVGMTPPEARIRYDDVRTTPEALVEAIETLGYEADVAAR
- a CDS encoding metalloregulator ArsR/SmtB family transcription factor, which gives rise to MSSPPDARRAVTDRTCVRPETGDRRAPSLSELQREAHANDHLVALAAYFSAASNETRLRMLFVLWRAGELCVCDLADLFEITQPAVSRHLKILREKALVEARRDAQTIYYSVCTDNPFARSLVRLFEEQAADGVTLTLPPAPDA
- a CDS encoding GDCCVxC domain-containing (seleno)protein, whose amino-acid sequence is MPEAPPETLSISTITCPSCGARTAAEMPTGACQFFWPCPSCGTLLRPEKGDCCVFCSYGDVPCPPVQSEQAGGDSQAGGETASCCAP
- a CDS encoding mercuric reductase; translated protein: MSDVHCDLAVLGGGMAGLPIANKAAYKGLRTVLVERELLGGTCLNRGCIPTKTLIESARAAHVARTAGRLGVEVTGEVRVDLAAVVRRKDEVVRSIRERAYAQVETNEHLSLVEAEARFLEPGVLQAGDTTIRAERVVVNTGARPTLPPIEGLESVPYHTSRTLLDVTELPERLLVVGGGYAGCEFAQTLARFGSRVTVLQRGTHLLPSDDPDAGDVIAEVFRDEGIEVVLDAEAVRVEERGGAIRLTARVGNAERTFAGDALLIAAGRTPNTDALNLEAARVEVDERGFVVVDEAYRTSAEDVWAIGDVVGGPMYTHSARDDADRLYRRIVKGETDDSEADDATTSTGRHVPHAVFTDPEVAAVGMTEAEARGAGYELKVGTHPFSRVARAKAMGQTAGFVRLVADAETDRLLGATIVGPHAGELIHELVVALDLGATYDRVGRSLHVHPTLSEGVNSAAGGVHRPAGDEQE
- a CDS encoding AraC family transcriptional regulator, which gives rise to MKTDDYVHFGGDWREAEREAVDEAVAVSEEEAGHRQPDDGSAPWVCLRVQFNGEPYFLGYRLGGEEILKAQSAAELAAKIEGEVDGDLGEAEWRGGIPVYRLQKVVDFVRTDPSRRITVAQMAEQAGMSEFHFAREFKRSLGLTPKQYVTKCRVEEAGRLLRSTDLKIEEAARRCGYQSASHFAEVFQKHVGMTPSRYRRRGHA